GGCCTTCCAGCAGGCCGGCTACGCCACCGGCCACTTCGGCAAGTGGCACCTGGGCGGCGGGCGTGACGTGGGCTACGCGGACAACCCGACCCCGTCGACCAACCTGTCGGCGCCGCGGATCGTAGAGTACGGGTACGACGTCGCCTGGACGCAGTTCGAGGGGCTCGGCAACCGGATCGTCAACGTCGTGGACTACGGCGGCGACGCGGCCGGCGTCAGCACCCGTCCGAGCGCCTACTACAACGGGCTGAATCAGGCGACCGACAACCTCGGGACCAACGGCGGACAAGACCAGATCGTCTACCTCGAGCGAGAATTCAACGCCAACTTCATGGTCGACCGGGCGATCGAGTTCCTCGGCCAGTCGAAGCAGGCCGACCCGAGCAAGCCGGTCTTTATGAACGTCTGGCTCGACGAGGTGCACACCCCGCACGACCCGCCGCCGGCGCTCAGAGCCAAGTACGACGCCCTCTACCCCAATCTCCCGGCAGAGTCCCGCAACTACCTGGCGGTGCTGGAAGCGACCGACGCCCAGGTTGGCAAGCTCATCGACTACGTCGACCAGCAGGGCCTTGGCAACGAAACGCTCATCCTCGTCACCGCCGACAACGGCGCCACCGGGGTCAATGTGAACAACATCGGCTCCGCGGGACCGTCGCTGCGGGGGAGCAAAGGGGACCTGTTCGAAGGCGGCTACCGTGAGCCGCTGATCGCTCGCTGGACCGGCAATGTCGCCGCCAACCGAGTCGACGACCAGACCGTCATGTGGCAGACCGACCTGTTCCCGACCCTCACCGCGATCGCCGGCGTCAGCCCGCCGCCCAACGCCGCGTTCGATGGCGAGGACATGAGCACCGCCCTGCTCGGACAGGCCACTCAGGCCCGCACCACGCCGCTGTTCTGGAACATGAACCGCGGAACAGAAGACCGCCACAACAACCCCGACGCCAGCGGCGCGGGGGCCGGCGGCCAGGAGGTGCTCGCGATCCGGTCGGGCGACTGGAAGCTGATCCTCAACGCCCGCGGCTCGTCGCCCGAACTCTACAATATCGCTCAAGACCCGGGCGAGACCACCAACCTGGCCACCGCCGAGGCGTCGCGGACAAGTGGCCTCGCGGCCCAGGCGCTCGCCATCCGCTACTCGACCCCGTCGCGGACGCTGCCGGACGCGGTCGACGCGATTGTCCAGCTTAAAGCCGAGGACCTCGCCGAGCTCGGGTCGGGCGCGTCGGTCTCGTCGTGGTCCGACGCCGCTGGCGGCGACTCGTTCAACGGCACAGTCAACCAATCCAACGCGTCGGCCCAGCCAACCGTTGTGATCGGCGCGCTCAACGGCAAGGCGGTCGTCCAATTCGATGGCGACGACTCCCTGCTGTCGAGCACCAGCAACTCGCTGCCCTCCCCAGAGGCAGGCGTCACGGTGTTTGCCGTCGCCAAGGGGGACGGATCCGGCGACCCGGCAGAGCGGCTCGCCCAGCTGGGCTCCAGCGGCGGCGGTGGCGGGCAGATTGTCGGCCTGGATGCCTCGACAAGCGGCACGTCCACCAGCAACGGCGGGGCCGGATTCCGGTTCAATGACGGGGCCTCGCTCTACGACACGCCGCTCGACGCCGACGACTTCCACATCGTCGCGTGGCAGGTCGACCCGGCAAGAACCTACAGCGAGGCGACGCTGTTCGTCGACGGCACGCTACCCGCCAACACCTTCTCAGGCAGCAGCACCACACCGGCGGGCGTCGCCGGCTTCAGCGGTTCGGACCTCGAGCTGATCCTCGGCACGGGCCGGTCCGGTGGGGGCGGCCTGCTGTCGACCGACAACTACACCGGCCAGCTCGCCGAGCTGCTGGTGTTCAACGAGCAGCTCGACCTCGGCCAGATGAACCTTGTCGCCAACTACCTCAGCTCCGAGTACGGGCTGCCCTTCGCCTACCAGACAAACCTGGACCTGTTCAACGTGAGCGGTCTGGCGTGGGTCGGCGGCGAGGCAGACTTCGGCTCGTTCTGGAACTCGGGCGACGGCGCCGGCAACCCCGCCGCCAGCAACACCCACCCGTTCGCGACCACCGGCAGCGACCTCTACCTCGGCAACGGGGGCGCCGCGATCTACGACGCGTCGACCACGCTGCCGGGCGAACCACGCATCAACAAGATGCAGATTGGAACCGCCACGAGCGGGCTCATCGTCAGCAACTCGGCCGGCAACGGGACGCTCGTCGCACGCGACGGAGTGAATCTGACAATCGGCTCGGGCAGCGCCCCCGGCGCCGACCCCGAAACAGGCGACCTGACCATCGGCCAAGATGGATTCGCTGGCACGCTGCGTTGGGAGAGCACCGGCACGCTCAATGTCGAGGGCCGGCTGCGCGTCGGCCAGGGGGGCGACGGCGTGTTCGAGCAAACCAACGGAGTCGTGTCGGCCGGCCACGTCGCCGGCAGCCTCAAGTTCCTCGCAATCGGCAACGGCGCCGGCAGCAACGGCGTCTACCGCCTCGAGAACGGCCAGCTGCTGCCCGGCGGCGGCGCCAATGGGCCCCAGCTGCGGCACCTGCGGGTCGGCTACGCGGGAGCTACCGGCCTGCTAGAAGTCGGCGACGGCGCAGGCGCCGCTGGGCCGGCGTTTGTCGGCACACGCGACGACCTCTACATCGGCTACGACGGCGGCTCGGGGACCCTCGCTATTGAGGCCGACGGCGAGGTCCTGCTCGCCGGCAACGACGCGCCCGTGTTCATCGGCCTCAACGCCGGCAGCAGCGGCGCCGTCCATCAGCAAGGCGGCCGCTTTCGGAGCGACGGCCGCTTCAGCATCGGCGAGGGGGTCGGCGCCAGCGGCGTCTACGAGATCAGCAGCGGCGAGTTGATCACCGGCGCCGACGGCGCGGCCACGGTGTTCGTCGGCTCCAACGGAGGCAGCGGCGCCATGCGAGTGTCCGGCGACGCGTCGGTCGTGCACAACGGCACGGTCGCCCTGGCTGACGGCGCCACGGGCACTTCGGGGCGGCTCGAGTTCCTCGGCGCCAACGCCTCTTTCCGCACCAGACGCCTAGAGAACGCGGGCCAGGGAGCGACAGAGGCACTCCGCTGGGAAGCCGATGCCGAAGGCGTGACGGCGCTGGTAGTCACCGGTTCCGGCTCCGCGGACGACGTTCAGCTGCAAAGCCCGAGCGAGCTGGCCGCGAACACCGGCGCCAACGGCGGCGGCGACCTGCGGGGCGATGGCTCGGCGCTCGAGCTCGACCTCTCCGCGCTGACAGGCGCCCACACCCTCACGCTCATCGACAACCTCACCGGCCACGCGATCGCCGGCTACTTCGAGGCGGCCGAATCGGGAGACCTGATCGAGGAAGGCGAGCAGATCATCGGCACCGGCTACAACGGCGTGGTGACCCTCTCTTACCTCGGCGGCGATGGGAACGACGCCGTGCTGACGCTCACCTCGGGCCTGGTCGGCGACTACAACAGCGACGGCGTCGTCGACGCCGCCGACTACACCCTCTGGCGCGACAACCGCAGCGGCGGCCCCAACGCCCTGGTCAACCGAGCCACGGGCCTTGAGGGCGCACCCATCGGAACCGCCGACCTCGAAGCGTGGCGGGCCAACTACGGCCAGTCGCTAGCCAACAGCCAGGGCGATTCCGGCGCCGTGCCGGAGCCTTCCGCCGCCTGGCTAATTCTGCCAGCGATCGTCGCCTGTTCGCGATCCGTCCGGAAAAGCTGAGCCGCAGGCTACGAAAACAGATGGGCGCGGCCAGAATGGCAACGAATTGTCCGCGAACAGCCGGAGAATAGAAATCGGGGCAACTGGACGCCAGTTGAACTTTTTCTGAGCAAGCTCGTCGACCTCACGGCATCGCAAGTCATGGCGTTGAAGGAGCTTATACGAGATCAGATTGACGAGGAATCGCAGTAGCTTGGCCATCCCGCAGGCGAAGGCGACAATCGACAAACCTCTTCCTCCAACAGCCGCTCCGCTGAGGCTTGCCCACCTTCGCGGATCCAGTTCTCCCGAGGAACAACGGTTTTCCTTGACCATGTACGGTATCGTGCCGTACACTTGCAGTGAGGAGATTGAAACCATGTTCCAACCCGAAACCAAAACCGCCCGCCTCGAAGCCCGGCTCCCCGAGTCGGTGCTCGGGCTCTTGCGCCAAGCGGCCGACCTGCAGGGACGGTCGCTGTCGGACTTCGTTGTCTGCTCGGCCCGGGAAGCAGCCGAACGGGCAATCGCGGACCACGATGTGTTGCGGCTATCGCTCGCCGACCAGAAACAGTTCGCCGCCCAGCTCGCCAAGCCGAAGAAGCCGACGGCCGCTATGAAGCGGGCCGCGAAACGGCACTCGGACTTGATTGAGCCGTCGTGACGAAGCCCTTCCGCATCGAGCGGCTCGCCAAGCAAGATCGCAGCGGCTTCGACTGCGGCATCCCCCCGCTCAACGACTACCTCCATAAGCAAGCGGGGCAAGACGAACGCCGCCGCTTTGCAGCCTGCTACTTGCTGGTCGATGCCGCGACAAGCGAGGTGGCCGGCTACTACACGCTTGCCGCCGGCAGTGTGCTGCTGGGCGACCTTCCTCAAGCGACGGCGAAGAAGTTGCCGCGCTACCCGAGCGTCCCGGTCGTGCGGATCGGTCGCTTGGCGGTTGATCAGCGCTACCAAGGGAAAAAGCTCGGCGGCGTCTTGCTCGTCGATGCGATCCAGCGGGCCGCTTCCACTGACGTGGGAGTGTACGCCGTCATCGTCGACGCCAAAGACGAAGCGGCCGCCACGTTCTATGAACACCACGGCTTCACTCGCTTCGAGTCGGCGCCGCGGGTTCTCTTTCTTCCGGTGGCGAGCGGTTTGGCTAACCTCCCGTAGCTTTCTATGATCTTCGTTCAGGCGTTCTACTGGCTCTTCCGAGCGGCGTTGGTCCCGCGGGCTTGTCTGGTGGCTGAGAACGCCGCATTGCGGCAGCAACTGGTTTGCTACCAGCGGAAGCGAGGCCGGCCAAGGATCGCTGGAGCCGACCGGCTGTTCTGGGTACTGCTCAAGCAGTTCTGGAGCGGCTGGAAGTCATCGCTCGTGATCGTGCAGCCCGACACCGTGTGCCGCTGGCATCGTCAGGGGTTTCGGATTCTCTGGCGGTGGAAGTCACGACGGCAGGGACGGCCACTGATTGACGCCGAACTCCGGGCGTTGATCCGACGAATGTCCCGAGAGAACCCGCTGTGGGGAGCGCCGCGGATCCGGGCCGAGTTGCGGCTCTTGGGCTACGAGATCGCCGAGTCGACCGTCGCCCGGTACATGGTGCGGCGTCGTGGGAATCCCTCGCCCGGCTGGAAGACGTTCCTCGCCAACCACTCGCAAGAGATCGCCGCGTGCGACTTCTTTGTCGTTCCCACGGCCACGTTTCGGATGCTGTACTGTTTCGTGATCCTCTCGCACGACCGCCGGCGGGTGCTGCATTTTAATGTCACGACCAACCCGACCGCGCGGTGGACCGCCCAGCAGCTGACCGAGGCCTTTCCGTTCGATGCCGCTCCCCGCTATCTCCGACGCGACAATGACGCGATCTACGGCAAGGTGTTTCAGCAACGGATCGCTGCACTCGGGATCGAAGACCGCCCCACGACGCCTGGCAGTCCCTGGCAGAACGCCTACGTGGAGCGACTCGTCGGCACGGTGCGCCGCGAGTGCCTGGACCACGTCATCGTCCTGGGCAAGGACCATCTGCGTCGCGTCCTATCGAAATTCTTCGCTTACTACAACGGCAGCCGCGCGCACCAAGGGCTCGAAGGAGATGCGCCGTTGGGGCGCGAGCGAGAGCCGCCAGAGCTTGGCGACGTCGTGGCCACGCCCGTTCTTGGCGGGCTGCACCATTGCTACTCGCGCCGCGCGGCGTGAACATCTGCTCGCGGCCACTTCACCCGGCCTGTCTTGGCGTCTGCGCCGAGCGTGAAATCTGTGTGGGATTCGGCTGTTGGCGCAGTCTGTGTTGACTCCCCGCCTCCGCCTGTTACCGGCTCAAGCACCGGGATCCCCTCCGCCGGGCATTACCCAGACCGCCATTCTGAGTTTTCGGGAGGGACAGCCGTGCGCACCAAGGTCTCGATGGCGACGCGCCCGCGGGCCGCAACAAAGAGCCGCCCGAGCTTGGCCCCGTCGTCGCCACGTCAGTGCTCGGCGGGCTCCATCACACGTACTCACGCCAAGCGGCGTGACGCTCTTTTCCCCGCCGCCCGCTACACGGGCTGTCTCAACCTGCGCGCCGCCTTCAAAAAACGCGTCACAATAGGCCGCTGGCGTGCTTTCTAGCGAACGGCAGCCGCATGCTTCGTTCGGGCACATCCTCCTAAATCCCCCCGCTCCGCCTTGCCCAGCTTCCCGGATTGAGTTTTCGGGAGGGACAGGTAGTGTGTGTTGCCCTGGCGCTTCCTCCAAAATCACTCCGCTCCGACTTGCCCAGCTTTTCGAATTGAGTTTTCGGGAGGGACAGGGCACGGTTAGACCGCGCGCAATCGTTTGCGTGTGACGGCAACCTCTCTTGTAAATGGATTGATTATTTCTACCTCTTCAAACTCGAACATGGTGTCCCAGAGTCGTACGCCTTTGCACCAATCTTCAAGCCAAGAATGCAGTGCATACGGGGTTTGGGTGAACCCATCTTCATCTAGAGTGAAAATGCTGTTCACAGTGGTAGAGCAGTCTACGCAAGACCACACGGAGGAACCCCAACCGCAAATCGGAAGCAAGTTGGGATTCCACTCGCTGCCGGTGGATTCGACCGCAGAGCGAAGGAAGTTGCGTAACTCGAGTAGAGTTCGGCCATCACTGTCGCTATGACCATTGGTAGTACCTAGCAGTCCGTACCCCGGCCCGAATCCTCCGTTGGCAATCTGGGTTAACAGTGCCTTAAGAAGCCTGGGGATGTTTAATGACAACGCGACTTCAGCGCTCGCGATTTCCTCAGCACTTGCTGGTGGAGGCAGACTTGAACTGATCCTGTGCGAGAAATCATGCCTATGTTCGGCATCATTTGCCCTAACCAAGAGTTGAGAAACTAGAAACTCTTCATCCACTGAGTTGGCCTCATCTTTGTCAAAGGTCGAGTGGAAAACTAAAAGATCTTGGTCCAGTTAGAACTCCACCAAGCCCTTCAATATCGCCAGCGCAAGTTGGGCAAATGTCATTCGTTGTCACCCCATTTGTTGGCGTTAAACCGTTTCGCCCAGCATGATCAAGCATCGTGATCTCGGCATCTGCACGAGGAAGGTCATTTGTAGGTGTGAGCCCCCTCTCTCTAGCTAGCCTTTTCTGGGCTTCAGATAGGTCGCTCGCACCACCAGACACCAAGGTGACCCCTTCCCGCGTCTCTGTTATCGCTACCGTTCGCCGATCGTTGAGGGGCGGTTTCTCTACATCGGCGATTTCCCTTGCTAGTTCAGGTGACGCCTTTGGGGCAACAACCTCAGCCGACGCCTTCTGCGGGTCCGCACAGCTATTATGCACAAGCAGCCCGACGTTGCCAACCGCGTAGGTATGATCCTGCTCGACAGTCAGGTTGAACACCGGCGTGTTGGTGACGAACTCTTGCTCGATCCGCCTCACGTACTGCTGCTGACCGTGGCGGTCGATCAGCACGTCGCCGGGGCGGAGGTCGTGGGAGTTGACCCAGCGGCCGGGCAGGCTCTGGCCCTGGTCTTCGCGGTCATTCAGTTCGGCTGGGGTCGGCCGCGCCTCTAGTTCGCGGCCGTTCAGCACCCAAACGGGGTGGTGCACCGTGGCGCGGAACGAGTCGCCGCCGGTCGTGGTGACCGTGACCAGC
This Posidoniimonas polymericola DNA region includes the following protein-coding sequences:
- a CDS encoding integrase core domain-containing protein, with the protein product MIFVQAFYWLFRAALVPRACLVAENAALRQQLVCYQRKRGRPRIAGADRLFWVLLKQFWSGWKSSLVIVQPDTVCRWHRQGFRILWRWKSRRQGRPLIDAELRALIRRMSRENPLWGAPRIRAELRLLGYEIAESTVARYMVRRRGNPSPGWKTFLANHSQEIAACDFFVVPTATFRMLYCFVILSHDRRRVLHFNVTTNPTARWTAQQLTEAFPFDAAPRYLRRDNDAIYGKVFQQRIAALGIEDRPTTPGSPWQNAYVERLVGTVRRECLDHVIVLGKDHLRRVLSKFFAYYNGSRAHQGLEGDAPLGREREPPELGDVVATPVLGGLHHCYSRRAA
- a CDS encoding SMI1/KNR4 family protein, whose amino-acid sequence is MDEEFLVSQLLVRANDAEHRHDFSHRISSSLPPPASAEEIASAEVALSLNIPRLLKALLTQIANGGFGPGYGLLGTTNGHSDSDGRTLLELRNFLRSAVESTGSEWNPNLLPICGWGSSVWSCVDCSTTVNSIFTLDEDGFTQTPYALHSWLEDWCKGVRLWDTMFEFEEVEIINPFTREVAVTRKRLRAV
- a CDS encoding GNAT family N-acetyltransferase, yielding MTKPFRIERLAKQDRSGFDCGIPPLNDYLHKQAGQDERRRFAACYLLVDAATSEVAGYYTLAAGSVLLGDLPQATAKKLPRYPSVPVVRIGRLAVDQRYQGKKLGGVLLVDAIQRAASTDVGVYAVIVDAKDEAAATFYEHHGFTRFESAPRVLFLPVASGLANLP
- a CDS encoding sulfatase-like hydrolase/transferase; the encoded protein is MNRPSTMSVRRTIFQFVRVAARRSLPLTLGAIALSVPPLRCAAQPGAAAPNVIVVNIDDMGAGDFSVYGSQYSSTPNIDRLASEGTRFTNFYAGAPICSPSRAALFTGQYAARSGINSFLDNSTSNLNRDNANNLSLQAPSMAGAFQQAGYATGHFGKWHLGGGRDVGYADNPTPSTNLSAPRIVEYGYDVAWTQFEGLGNRIVNVVDYGGDAAGVSTRPSAYYNGLNQATDNLGTNGGQDQIVYLEREFNANFMVDRAIEFLGQSKQADPSKPVFMNVWLDEVHTPHDPPPALRAKYDALYPNLPAESRNYLAVLEATDAQVGKLIDYVDQQGLGNETLILVTADNGATGVNVNNIGSAGPSLRGSKGDLFEGGYREPLIARWTGNVAANRVDDQTVMWQTDLFPTLTAIAGVSPPPNAAFDGEDMSTALLGQATQARTTPLFWNMNRGTEDRHNNPDASGAGAGGQEVLAIRSGDWKLILNARGSSPELYNIAQDPGETTNLATAEASRTSGLAAQALAIRYSTPSRTLPDAVDAIVQLKAEDLAELGSGASVSSWSDAAGGDSFNGTVNQSNASAQPTVVIGALNGKAVVQFDGDDSLLSSTSNSLPSPEAGVTVFAVAKGDGSGDPAERLAQLGSSGGGGGQIVGLDASTSGTSTSNGGAGFRFNDGASLYDTPLDADDFHIVAWQVDPARTYSEATLFVDGTLPANTFSGSSTTPAGVAGFSGSDLELILGTGRSGGGGLLSTDNYTGQLAELLVFNEQLDLGQMNLVANYLSSEYGLPFAYQTNLDLFNVSGLAWVGGEADFGSFWNSGDGAGNPAASNTHPFATTGSDLYLGNGGAAIYDASTTLPGEPRINKMQIGTATSGLIVSNSAGNGTLVARDGVNLTIGSGSAPGADPETGDLTIGQDGFAGTLRWESTGTLNVEGRLRVGQGGDGVFEQTNGVVSAGHVAGSLKFLAIGNGAGSNGVYRLENGQLLPGGGANGPQLRHLRVGYAGATGLLEVGDGAGAAGPAFVGTRDDLYIGYDGGSGTLAIEADGEVLLAGNDAPVFIGLNAGSSGAVHQQGGRFRSDGRFSIGEGVGASGVYEISSGELITGADGAATVFVGSNGGSGAMRVSGDASVVHNGTVALADGATGTSGRLEFLGANASFRTRRLENAGQGATEALRWEADAEGVTALVVTGSGSADDVQLQSPSELAANTGANGGGDLRGDGSALELDLSALTGAHTLTLIDNLTGHAIAGYFEAAESGDLIEEGEQIIGTGYNGVVTLSYLGGDGNDAVLTLTSGLVGDYNSDGVVDAADYTLWRDNRSGGPNALVNRATGLEGAPIGTADLEAWRANYGQSLANSQGDSGAVPEPSAAWLILPAIVACSRSVRKS
- a CDS encoding type II toxin-antitoxin system TacA family antitoxin, which gives rise to MFQPETKTARLEARLPESVLGLLRQAADLQGRSLSDFVVCSAREAAERAIADHDVLRLSLADQKQFAAQLAKPKKPTAAMKRAAKRHSDLIEPS